The Thamnophis elegans isolate rThaEle1 chromosome Z, rThaEle1.pri, whole genome shotgun sequence DNA window ATTAAACAGACAAAAATGACCTATTCCTTTGAAGGCATTGATTCTTCAGCTGTTACCCCTGGAATGCCTATAAGAAGCTTAACACCAACTCTGCTTCAGTCCAGAAGAAGGTATGGAACATCTAGTGCCAGTAGCCATTCCCGGACACAGCTTTCTAGTATGGAATCAGAGTGCTGCAGCAGCCCCAGGTGGGAAAAAGACATCCAGGTTAGGACTGCTTTTTTTATAAGAATTTGCTGCTTCTTACTCTGAATGATTCTCTGTTGGTACGTAAcaacatttaaaaagtttttaaaagttatttttccaAATAGGATAATCCCGCAAGAAATGAATAGCATATTCTGATAGATagaattgttgggggggggggttgctataTTTTTAGAAGATTGTTCCTCCCGATCATGTTACAAAGGATAggaatatacattttctaaaaatTGATTCAAATAATTGATAGCAATTTTCAGCTCACATGCCCATCTTCTGACTCTTTTGTTCCCTCAACACATTCCATTCCTACATTAGTTAGTAGAAAATATGTCTATAGAAACAGAAGCTCCTCCGAAGTTAGTAAAACTTCTCTACTTTGAAGTAGTATCTGTATGTTATGGTGAGTCCATCTTCAAAttcaatgtattatttatttattagacttaaatTTATCTTTTTCCTAGCAGCTCAGAATATCATTCATAGGGTAATATTCTAGTTTCAGTTTTATTCCTATGAAGATGGCAAATTGAGACTTTATTATACATTTCATGACAATATGCAAATAAATACTGGCTTGTATGATTTGGATAGCATGTGAGAAATAAGAGATTGTCCTTTCGTAACTCGTGAGTTTCTATATCTAAATGTGGACTCAAAGCAATATCCTCTGAGCAGAATATGAAACAAGTATAATAATTTTCTTGATCTTACCACATACAATATTTCTGGAATAGGGAACAAAAAGTGTATTACTAAACTAAGATTGAAAGTAGTAGGCTTCTCAGTAATATGTTTACTAATATGTCACTTTATTTTTAGTTCAGTATTAACACAAGATGAGTTAATAGTAATAAGCATCTTATATCAACCACCATGGAGATAGTTTTGTGATTGGATGTGAAATTGAACTAGGATGCAGCTGTCATAAAGGTCGTTTTCTCTTTTCATTCAGTTTCAATTAGAAGCCTTTTCCATCTGAAATATGGCAGACAGACTATATATTCTGCTCAAAATGCAGAATGTACAGAGATCTGTTCCTCCAAAACAAACACTTGTCTCtttcagctgaaaaaaaaaactatacttTTTAGATATACATATTATTTATGCATCCTTCATTtcattctaatttattttaattttagttgTATGTGTGTAATTACTTTGGGTTGGATTAGAGTAATGTTTGTCTACTTAGTTTGAAACTGCTTGGTTTTCAGGAAGAAGACAATTTCTGTCCTGCACCAGGTCAAATGAATGCAATGGAAAAACATGAGGCTGCAGATATGCCGCTTGTCAACAATAGTAAAGTCTTAAAGCAAAAGTTGCTGGAAACTGCTATTTCTCCTATTAGTAGTAATGACTCTACAGACAAGCATAATGGAAGGAGTGAATACATTGACTCCTCTGATATTTCTGTAAAAATTTGTGATGTAAAAGACCTAGTCAGAAAATGTCTTTCAGAGTATAAAGAATGGGAAGGAACGCTTTGTACAAACAACTCTGTTCAATCCAAAGATGTAACAAAACCTAACTGTCACTTTTCCCATCTGGGCTTGGATAATctcaagaaagaagagaaggagagaccaGTGTTGCAGAAGACTGGTATTAAAAGATGCTTTGAATTAGTTGATACTAGCCCTTCTCAAGAACGTATCGTGAAAAAAACCAACAGCGAGTATAAGCGTGGTTGTAAAATTATTGAGTTTCCAGAAAAGAAAAGCACAAGTTTGACAGCTGAAATCTGTTGCTTAAAACTTGAAGGGTGTCTGCAAGAGAGCTGCCCGAAGAAAAGTCAAACAAAGGATTCAAATTGTttggaagaaaataaagagaacaaATCAGGGGGCCCCTTAATAGCTAAAAATCTTATGAATGAACTAGATGCAGATTATGAAAAGGGTGGGAAACATACAAACTTTAGTTTCGTAAGCATTGATGATGAAAAACCATTAGCGAGCATGAGCATAGACTCTGATTTATCCCTTCCAGAGATCTCTGCTACAGAGAACCATTTAGAAAAACCCACATTTGATTTAAATGGGAGCATTAAAGATGTCCCCCTTGAGGAATCAAAATCAGAATCTATGTTATCATTACCTTGCTGCTCCAGATGGGAAACCAGAGATCAGCCAATGCTCCCTGTCCAGGAAAGCAAATCCCTGGATTGCAATCAAGATAAGAGTTTGAAATATATTACAGAAAAGCACACTAGTGTGCACTCTTCACCAATGGAAATGCTAAaggcacttaaaaaaaatattgttgccTTCCGAAGTTACAATAGTTCTATTAATATGTCTAATATGACTGAGCCTTCAAAAATCAGTATGCTATCTGTAGAAGGAATGAATATCTCTGCCTGCAGTGGTTCTTATCCAATGACCATCACCCCTGCACAAAAAGGAACACCCTACAGGATATATCAGGTGGGTAAATGAACGAACACATTGAATGTACAATGCAGCATTATAGGACATTTCTATATAGAGTAAAGAGTTGCCTTAGATCCCACTGGTATATAACAAAAATCCCTCTATTGATAGAAGCTTCGTGAAATTTGCAAAGATGGTCATGATGGGTAACTGTCAACTTTATATCCATATTTCTTGGATCTTCAGGGTCTCTTTCTGTTGGCCTTCCTTGGTAAACCAGACTAAGATGAACTAAATCTACTATATCATAAATCTACATTAATAGAGCGTTGCAGGTCTGAAAATACAATTTTTCCCACCCTCCTCTCAGTGAAATGCACCATGTGATAGGACACTTCTGTTTCGATAAAATTATATCAAAAATTATTATAGAACTTCTGTAGCACAAATACAGACTAGGCTTTTTCATATTTAAGTTGTTTAAACGTTAGTCTAAAATGGTTTGTATGTTGGTACTACACCCATTTTTAGAGGATGTAACTTCAATAAATCTAGAGAAAATTTGTGTacacttaatttattttttattgatgtCAGTAATTAGTTGTGACTTAAATGTTCTTATCGGAACTATTCAAATTTCTTCAATACCACTTGAGACTACAAAGAACAGACAAAATATTAGCATATAAGAAGTGTAGGTTAAGGATATCATTTCTATCAGCTTTCTGGACTCCTCAGCTGTGCTGGGATTACAATTTCCAGAATTTCTGTTTTGTACAGCTCATAGTTGGATAGGCTTAAAAAATGATGGTTGAGGGCTAAACTGGAGAAAGATTGGGGCTCGATTTAGGCTTTGAGAAAACCCTGCAATATTTCTTTTGTTTAATATCTATGTTTTTAACCTTAATACtgaattgagatttttttaatcCACTGAGAATCAATGAATTAAAACAGTATAAAAGCCtgaataatagataaataaaaactaGCTTTAGTTTTGTGGTAAATGTACAGTTCAAAGCTCAAAACCTGTTGTACTTTGCAGATGGGAGCTTCTCACAAGTGGTATTAAGATTTCATGGCCAGTTACCAATTACTGTTTATAATGAAACTTTGCTTCTACAACAGCATAGGCAATTCATAGATCCTTTATCACTTTGGTCCAATCCATAAAAACACCAGAATTATGCAGCCAAAATTAGACCCAAAACAATTTGGttcataataattatttttaagacatttcatttgcatttctttttttttaaaaactccagtctTTCCACAAAGAACTGAAGATCTGCCTAACTTTCCCAGTTACATCCCTTGGATaattaaaagtaataataaattatAGCTCCCTACTTATCAAAAGAGACATACAAGAAAACCTGTTTAGTTTGAGATAATACTGAGTATTTTGGAATTGAATAAGATGCTTCATTACAGGTAaagtaactaccgtattttttggagtataagatgcaccagagtataagacgcaccaagattttgaagaggcaaattaaaaaaaaaaaagtttttacacttgTAAACCTTTCAcacacggcccattttttgtgaaaacaggcccgttgtTTTTTCAAACgagcaaaaatggctcattttttgtcaaaaaagggcatgcaggccttaggaggcttatagagtgctcctggagacgggcccatttttcgctcatttctgccctccccagcctccaggagtactttgcaagcctcctaaagactctacacagccattttggtgaagggagcggggtttcgggaggcaaaaaatgctgtattcagtgtgtaagacgcacccagattttcattctttttgagggaaaaaggtgtgtcttataccccgAAAAATGTGGTAGGTTCTTTTttaagtggttctcaacctttttggGGCCATGCCTCACTTAAGCAtatttaaaatcctgatgcccctccCCCCTGTcacatataattcttattttacttaaaaagtgaactctattcatgcggaggaagcctaaaaggccactaACTGGGCTTAAACAAGGTtgaaattgcccccattaaaaatcaaattgcccccctgtggggtctgggccccacgttgggaaccattgatttaaatcaaggaataaaatgaatatattctGAGCATCGTACTTTATATTTgatgtaatatttattttttgcatcaGACTCCTCAGGGAAATGTTGGGACACCCTATAGGACCCCAAAAAGTGTGCGAAGAGGGGCTGCTCCAGTAGTCGGAGAACGCATTTTAGGAACCCCAGACTATTTAGCACCTGAGCTTCTCATTGCAAAAACTCATGGTAAGCAAATTAATTTTCACTGGTTATGGATAATTGCATGTTTTCATCACTTATATTTTTCAGTCTTGTGATAAgattctgactttttaaaaatccttaattATTAACCTAATGAAATCCAAGATTTAATGTTAAAAATCCTTCAATCGAAAATATCATTTGAATTCCCATCAATTTATTATATAGGTAAAGGGAAATGATTCCTCTGtccagtcgtgtctgactctaggggcagtgctcatctccatttcttatccaagtgggccagcattgtccaaagacacttatCTGGTCATGCGACTAGCAAGACCATACAccgaggcacatggaacactattaTCTTTTCACTgaactatttatttatctacttgcatttgcttgctttcaaactgctaggtgagcagTAGCTGTAGCAAGGAAGTATAGCACTTAGGTGTCAAATAtggactgtcagctttccaattGACAATCTcaatgtctttaaccactgaaccaTCATGGATGGCCCATAAAAATTTAGTATGTAATCTGATTCAATTTTAcaagcaaagaaaaaaggaaggtctGGATGAAGACTGTGGGATGATAGTCTGTAATTCttatatttaatttctttatgttTCATGAACTACAGTATACATTAAtagaaacaacaaaaatattatttgaattgTTTCCAACATTGTAAAATCTCTGCAAAGAGAGATAAGCATATTTGATGtaacactgggtttttttttttattttaacaagaaaTTAGTCTATCTTCTCAAGGTCCATGTCTCAAAAAGTTAcataatacaggttgtcctcgacttacagccacaactgggaccaggatttctgttgctgagcaagtTAAATGACTTGTGCTTAATTTTACAAAATTGTTGATAATCACTGCAGTCAAAATGAATTCCATGGCTGTTAAAtatcagttgctaaatgaatggttgtaaattgtggACTatttgtataggtagtccttgaccactcaaagttatgatggtactaaaaaaagtgacatgccTTGCAGTTACAACATCATAGTGTCCCTCTGGTCATATGCAAATTTGAACATTTGGCAACTGCCATATATTTACAACTTATAGCATTGAGGgccacatgattgccatttgtgaccttcccgggGTTCTTCTgccaagtgaagtcaatgggagaagctggtTTCACTTAATTACTGCAATTAATTGGTTAACAACTAcacagaaaagttgtaaaaccaCATGAGTCACTTAGGATACCATCACTGAGTTTCATATGTTCCCAtccaattgtagttgtaaatcaaggactgcctatattttCTCATTATAGTGCAGAAATAGCTTAATTCTTCTTGTAAATCAGGTTCACAGAGTACACCTAGCAATCAAGTCAACTATTATGATTTATTAACCATTCTGAATGGTGATATGTAGAGTTAATTGTGGTTCATTCCATAAAtaatgagtaaaaaaaattatgaaccatttatgttgcattttgaACAACAATCTAATTTATtggggaaggttttttttaatacttaacaGTTTCATTATAGAAGTATTTGAAATTAATGTGTTTCTACCTTAAGATGGTTCAAATAAGAATCAAACCATAGCTTCAAATTTTGATACGTTGTCTAGATGTTCCTAAGTTTGCAGCATTTCAGAATTCATAATAAACATATGATTGACATTTCCTTGTGTAAAAATATCTTTCATATGTGTAAACAAATGTCAGAGAAATTGATGTAGTCTTATTTATTTCATTGATATGTACATTGGGGGATACTACATTCAAATATATAATCCAGCAGTTGTATCTTGAAGTGACCTAAAAGTATTTTCATTTGATTCTCAGACATTTAAAATTTCCCCTTATGTGTGAATAAATAGACTAGATATTCCTTTGGCTTATATGAAAAGCAGAACATTATCTTAAGGAGAGCATTTTTATTTGGAAAGCTGCTAATTGATGGTGAACTTGTTATGTTAAGCATTAACAACATTAAATAAGTGAATGCAATGTAATAATTATAGCAATTGTGGTAAATATACTTGATATTTACTTGATTTTTTTACATACAGGAATTCACACCACTGGTAAGTTTTTTATAGCACTTCGCAAAACAAAGTTTGCATCGTTCAAGACAAGTATTGAAAGACCTTTACAATGAGCAGTTTATATTTCCAAAATGATCGTTATGTTAGTCTagttcaataaaaaataaaatatagtttatGGAAGCTAACATCTCTAACAGGGACATAGTCACATTCCTTCATTTCAGAGTGGagttacaacattaaaaaacgtTTTCACTTGTATTCCAAAGGTTATTTTATTCAATGATTtatgaaggagaagaggaagacaaccattaatttttttattagtttcctATTATGGTGTATAGTTTTATCACACAAAGGTTAAAATGCAGTAGAAATTTTAGATTTTGTGGATTTTGACTACATCTTTTAGGAAAATCTGTTTGCTTAAGAAAATTGGTCACTTATAAACTAGATTTTCTTGTATAGAATGTCAGTGCATGAGAACAATTATGCATTGACATTTTAATGCAGGAGAATATTCAAGTTCTTCTTAAACATGCCTCAGTGATTATTGACTATAGTTTCATTAAAAATTAAACACTAAATTGAACTATAGGGCTAGGCTTTCAATATTTAGGTGGCTTTTTGCTTTTTGGGGGGGATTTCTAACTAAATATGGTTGAAATGGTTCAGACATATTTCTTGCTTTAAATTACCCTCACACACAATGAGTGAATgaaatgatttattatttattgatttgattgctGCCAATCTTTGAGGTAACTATGGAACTTACAGAAGGTTTTTAGCTTTGATTGGCCAGCGTATCCAATTTATCTGGACTATTATCTATGAAACACTAAGGGGATATATCTGTATGTGGACTGCATATAATTTGGCACAGCAAATGCATGTTTCACTTCCAGCAAAATGAGCTCTCTGGGGCTTCAGTAACATAGCAGCTAGAAGATGCATGTTGCTTAATCGTGGCTTTGGTGCCTCAGCAGCTTTGCTTGCTTTTGCTTCTGATTGCAACGCTGAATTTCATGACTTGAAAGCTATCAGAATAAAGACATTAACTAGATATAGCCATAAACACAACAGAACTTGTTACTGAATTCAAACTTGTCACTGGAGATTATTTTGCGTACACAGTTTTTAAAGAATTCATTGCTCTCCAAAACAatgagattatttaaaaaaacaaaatgaaatccttCTTACACAGTTTAATCTTTGCTGTGTAAAATCTAGCTGTAGTAATTGGTTTCCGTTTAAAGCCTAAGAAATTCAGCATGCTTGGTTTAATTTTCTGTCCTGCAAATTGGCCTCTGGAAGTCACATGGCTTCCATCAACATGCCTTTGTCATGAAGAATTTAGAGAAATATTACTATAATAACACAGTGAGGGGAGAAGTGCACAAAAGAAAATTGCTGTTTCTCTAGGATGTTTAGCTGTTACACATTTTCTCCCTTTAAGTACAACATGATTTAATGCATTTCCAGGAATCAATGTTAATTTCTTTGAACTGCTTTTATCTCAGGTGCTGCTGTGGACTGGTGGGCCCTTGGGGTTTGCTTGTTTGAGTTTTTAACTGGAATTCCACCATTCAATGATGAAACACCACAGCAAGTATTCCAGAATATTCTTAAAAGGGGtaattattactttcatcaaAATCAAATCCAAAGAATCCTTATTTAGCGTAAATATTGTGATACTGATCTGTATGGGTATGTCTTTCCAGATATCCCATGGCCTGAAGGTGAAGAAAAGTTGTCAGATAATTCTCAGAATGCCATTGATATTCTTTTAACTGTTGACAGTGCTAAGCGAGCTGGACTCAAGGGTTAGTTATTTCTTCTTAATCCAGtaaaatttagagtattataatTTAGTATTCATAGTTTCAAGCTACATGAAGCAGAGTGGACATGGAATTCTTTTT harbors:
- the MASTL gene encoding serine/threonine-protein kinase greatwall, with the protein product MAETFVPQDDVRREEEKGASCGKRIAVPQPPSIEDFTIVKPISRGAFGKVYLGRKGGKLYAVKVVKKADLINKNMAHQVQAERDALALSKSPFIVHLFYSLQSANNVYLVMEYLIGGDVKSLLHICGYFDEEMAIKYISEVALALDYLHRHGIIHRDLKPDNMLISNEGHIKLTDFGLSRVTLNREINMIDILTTPSMSKPMQDYSRTPGQVLSLISSFGFYTPVGGKGPVQSPSPVSADMPQLSREFVSPLSISCKDYSMASSKLLRACIDSSAVTPGMPIRSLTPTLLQSRRRYGTSSASSHSRTQLSSMESECCSSPRWEKDIQEEDNFCPAPGQMNAMEKHEAADMPLVNNSKVLKQKLLETAISPISSNDSTDKHNGRSEYIDSSDISVKICDVKDLVRKCLSEYKEWEGTLCTNNSVQSKDVTKPNCHFSHLGLDNLKKEEKERPVLQKTGIKRCFELVDTSPSQERIVKKTNSEYKRGCKIIEFPEKKSTSLTAEICCLKLEGCLQESCPKKSQTKDSNCLEENKENKSGGPLIAKNLMNELDADYEKGGKHTNFSFVSIDDEKPLASMSIDSDLSLPEISATENHLEKPTFDLNGSIKDVPLEESKSESMLSLPCCSRWETRDQPMLPVQESKSLDCNQDKSLKYITEKHTSVHSSPMEMLKALKKNIVAFRSYNSSINMSNMTEPSKISMLSVEGMNISACSGSYPMTITPAQKGTPYRIYQTPQGNVGTPYRTPKSVRRGAAPVVGERILGTPDYLAPELLIAKTHGAAVDWWALGVCLFEFLTGIPPFNDETPQQVFQNILKRDIPWPEGEEKLSDNSQNAIDILLTVDSAKRAGLKELKLHPLFHGMDWDNLHNQTMTFIPQPNDETDTSYFEARNNAQQLTVSGFSL